In Pygocentrus nattereri isolate fPygNat1 chromosome 26, fPygNat1.pri, whole genome shotgun sequence, one genomic interval encodes:
- the tusc2a gene encoding tumor suppressor 2, mitochondrial calcium regulator a, protein MGGSGSKAKGVWPFSGSGASGDSPGEANEQSLARLRGSKNATPFVFTRRSSLYYDEDGDLAHEFYEETVVTKNGRKKAKLKRIQKNLIPQGIVKLDHPRIHVDFPVVLCEV, encoded by the exons ATGGGTGGCAGCGGATCCAAAGCAAAAGGAGTCTGGCCTTTCTCTGGCTCAGGGGCCAGTGGAGACTCTCCTGGTGAGGCCAATGAGCAGTCTTTGGCCCGACTCCGTGGCTCCAAAAACGCAACCCCTTTTGTCTTTACAAGGAGAAG TTCCTTGTACTACGATGAGGATGGAGATCTGGCTCACGAGTTCTACGAGGAGACAGTGGTGACCAAAAATGGACGAAAGAAGGCCAAGCTGAAGAGGATCCAAAAGAACCTCATACCTCAG GGAATCGTGAAACTGGATCATCCAAGAATTCATGTTGACTTCCCAGTCGTCCTTTGTGAAGTATGA
- the hmga1b gene encoding high mobility group AT-hook 1b → MSDSEKQSISLKEKDGVEKRGRGRPRKHPKESSGSPVPKRPRGRPKGSKNKGPSKKRAVSSSGKKLKGKPKKEEKDQASQECSEEDEEDEDEEQ, encoded by the exons ATGAGTGATTCCGAGAAACAGAGCATTTCTCTGAAAGAGAAGGATGGAGTGGAGAAGAGGGGACGGGGACGGCCGAGAAAACATCCGAAG GAGTCCAGTGGATCCCCTGTTCCGAAAAGACCGAGAGGGAGGCCAAAAGGCAGCAAAAACAAAGGGCCCTCCAAGAAA AGAGCTGTGTCATCTTCAGGAAAGAAGCTAAAGGGGAAGCCCAAGAAAGAG GAAAAAGATCAGGCATCTCAGGAGTGCTcggaggaggacgaggaggatGAAGATGAGGAGCAGTAG